The following are encoded in a window of Tessaracoccus flavescens genomic DNA:
- a CDS encoding glycoside hydrolase family 65 protein, whose product MIRDIAGDPMNRSRFPVDEWRLTEVEPANGDVGVTETLFAIGNGYLGMRGNPEEGRDSYAHGTFINGFHETWPIKHAEEAFGFAHTGQTIVNAPDAKLLKIYIDDEPLTLSVADLDRYERSLDFRTGQLHRTVIWRTPAGKRVRIRSSRMVSFTDRHLALFEIEVTMLDGDAPIVISSQIVNRQDGYTDYRKAEKEQEGFDPRRAANRGERVLQPVLDWHTDSRMMLGFQTTRSGMTIGVAADHEIETANAVEVSTSTQPDLAEQVFTVEAKQGIPVTLHKAVAYHTSRGVPVGELSDRCRRTLDRVKEHGFDYYYAKQREWLDVFWRNADVEIEGQPAIQQAVRWCLFQLAQATARSDQLGIAAKGVTGSGYEGHYFWDTEIYLVPFLIYTSPHIARNALRYRVNLLPQARERATVLSQRGALFPWRTINGEEASAYYAAGTAQYHIDADIAFAFDKYRDLTGDQEFMYRDGAAVLIETARMWADLGFWRVAADGEKSFRIHGVTGPDEYTAVVNNNFYTNVMARANLRTAADLVREMRTVDEAAYERVATLLNLDPAEIEEWEECADNMHILFDETFGIHPQDEAFLTSELWDLENTPDSARPLLLHFHPLVIYRFQVLKQADVVLALFLQGHEFTAQEKKADFEYYDPITTGDSTLSGVVQSVIAAEVGYQDMAMQYFLSSLYVDLADLHSNARDGVHIASTGGVWNSLVYGFAGLRDHDGHITFDPRLPANWSGMTFPLRVRGSRLRVHLHRDSIAFEVEEGEPVELSVRGQHVSVHHGEPVTVELDGQGPRLESLRGSHPIVGVHREDGSVVRAVLPEAHNQEGVEGA is encoded by the coding sequence ATGATCAGAGACATCGCAGGCGACCCGATGAACCGCTCCAGGTTCCCCGTGGACGAGTGGCGGCTGACCGAGGTCGAACCGGCCAACGGTGACGTCGGGGTGACCGAGACGCTTTTCGCGATCGGCAACGGCTACCTGGGCATGCGCGGCAACCCCGAGGAGGGGCGCGACAGCTACGCCCATGGCACCTTCATCAACGGCTTCCACGAGACCTGGCCGATCAAGCACGCCGAGGAGGCGTTCGGGTTCGCCCACACGGGCCAGACCATCGTCAACGCCCCCGATGCGAAGCTGCTGAAGATCTACATCGACGACGAGCCACTCACGCTCTCGGTCGCCGACCTTGACCGCTACGAGCGGAGCCTCGACTTCCGCACCGGGCAACTCCACCGCACCGTCATCTGGCGCACCCCGGCGGGCAAGCGGGTGCGGATCCGAAGCTCACGGATGGTCTCGTTCACCGACCGCCACCTCGCCCTGTTCGAGATCGAGGTCACGATGCTCGACGGCGACGCGCCGATCGTGATCAGCTCCCAGATCGTCAACCGCCAGGACGGCTACACCGACTACCGCAAGGCTGAGAAGGAGCAGGAGGGCTTCGACCCGCGTCGCGCGGCCAACCGGGGGGAGCGCGTGCTCCAGCCCGTGCTCGACTGGCACACCGACTCGCGGATGATGCTCGGCTTCCAGACGACGCGCTCCGGGATGACCATCGGTGTCGCCGCCGATCATGAGATCGAGACGGCCAACGCCGTCGAGGTCAGCACGTCGACCCAGCCAGACCTCGCCGAGCAGGTCTTCACGGTCGAGGCGAAGCAGGGCATCCCCGTCACCCTGCACAAGGCGGTCGCCTACCACACGTCCCGCGGGGTGCCCGTCGGTGAGCTGTCCGACCGGTGTCGCCGCACCCTCGACCGGGTCAAGGAGCACGGCTTCGACTACTACTACGCGAAGCAGCGCGAGTGGCTCGATGTGTTCTGGCGCAACGCCGACGTCGAGATCGAGGGCCAGCCCGCGATCCAGCAGGCGGTTCGCTGGTGCCTGTTCCAGCTTGCCCAGGCCACTGCCCGCAGCGACCAGCTCGGCATCGCGGCGAAGGGCGTCACCGGCTCGGGCTACGAGGGCCACTACTTCTGGGACACCGAGATCTATCTCGTCCCGTTCCTGATCTACACCTCGCCGCACATCGCCCGCAACGCCCTGCGCTACCGCGTGAACCTGCTCCCGCAGGCCCGTGAACGCGCAACGGTGTTGTCCCAGCGGGGCGCCCTCTTCCCCTGGCGCACCATCAACGGCGAAGAGGCCTCGGCCTACTACGCCGCGGGCACCGCGCAGTACCACATCGACGCTGACATCGCGTTCGCCTTCGACAAGTACCGCGACCTCACGGGCGACCAGGAGTTCATGTACCGCGACGGGGCCGCCGTGCTGATCGAGACGGCCCGGATGTGGGCCGACCTGGGGTTCTGGCGGGTCGCGGCGGACGGGGAGAAGAGCTTCCGCATCCACGGTGTCACCGGCCCGGACGAGTACACGGCCGTGGTGAACAACAACTTCTACACCAACGTGATGGCAAGGGCGAACCTGCGCACCGCCGCCGACCTGGTGCGCGAGATGCGCACCGTCGACGAGGCCGCCTACGAGCGTGTCGCCACGCTGCTCAACCTCGACCCGGCCGAGATCGAGGAGTGGGAGGAGTGCGCCGACAACATGCACATCCTCTTCGACGAGACCTTCGGCATCCATCCCCAGGACGAGGCGTTCCTCACCTCGGAGCTGTGGGACCTGGAGAACACTCCGGACAGCGCGCGCCCGCTCCTGCTGCACTTCCATCCCCTCGTGATCTACCGGTTCCAGGTGCTCAAGCAGGCCGACGTCGTGCTTGCGCTCTTCCTGCAGGGCCACGAGTTCACCGCACAGGAGAAGAAGGCCGACTTCGAGTACTACGACCCGATCACCACGGGCGACTCGACCCTGAGCGGCGTCGTCCAGTCGGTGATCGCCGCCGAGGTGGGCTACCAGGACATGGCGATGCAGTACTTCCTGAGCAGCCTCTACGTCGATCTGGCCGACCTGCACAGCAACGCCCGCGACGGCGTCCACATCGCGTCGACCGGAGGGGTGTGGAACTCGCTCGTCTACGGCTTCGCCGGCCTGCGCGACCACGACGGCCACATCACCTTCGACCCGCGGCTGCCCGCGAACTGGTCGGGGATGACCTTCCCGCTGCGCGTGCGCGGTTCGCGGCTGCGGGTCCATCTGCACAGGGACTCCATCGCGTTCGAGGTGGAGGAGGGCGAGCCAGTCGAGCTGAGCGTCCGGGGACAGCACGTCTCCGTCCACCACGGCGAGCCGGTCACCGTTGAACTCGACGGCCAGGGCCCCAGGCTCGAGTCGCTTCGCGGGTCGCACCCCATCGTCGGCGTGCATCGTGAGGACGGCTCGGTCGTGCGCGCGGTGCTTCCGGAGGCGCACAACCAGGAAGGCGTGGAGGGGGCCTGA
- a CDS encoding exo-alpha-sialidase — protein MIHPMAADTTAWRFGLARLSSRPAPEQDFGRRAGGDRPTPASSSSATTARSCHWRPMSRCRTGTRSSRTRPTAEIWLFFKRGHTIDAWTTWVGRSEDCGRTWSELAELVPGDTSGGRGPVRQSPLRIDDAWLAPGSVELWDPPTWDCFIDASTDGGVTWRRTPVPLDHATLRGAGCIQPALVPGTGARLVMLTRSTEGRVFRGATDDPTDWPPLTPTTLPNNNSGIAAVALPDGRIWCAHNEASGDWASRSRLVISSTSDDGLTWQRVTVLEDGVAEGDGTPVTAAATGVVTDGVGEFSYPAMVVVGDEVWLTWSWQRRSIAFERLVF, from the coding sequence ATGATTCACCCTATGGCGGCAGACACCACGGCGTGGCGGTTTGGCCTTGCCCGCCTCAGCTCACGCCCCGCCCCCGAGCAGGACTTCGGCCGCCGCGCGGGCGGCGATCGCCCCACACCGGCATCGTCGTCCAGCGCGACGACGGCCCGCAGCTGTCATTGGCGCCCGATGAGCCGGTGCCGCACTGGAACCCGGTCCTCTCGCACGCGCCCGACGGCGGAAATCTGGCTCTTCTTCAAGCGGGGCCACACGATCGACGCCTGGACCACCTGGGTCGGCCGGTCCGAGGACTGCGGCCGCACCTGGAGCGAGCTGGCCGAACTGGTCCCGGGTGACACCTCGGGCGGCCGCGGTCCCGTCCGTCAGTCCCCGCTCCGAATCGACGACGCCTGGCTCGCGCCCGGATCTGTCGAGCTGTGGGACCCGCCGACCTGGGACTGCTTCATCGATGCCTCCACCGACGGTGGAGTCACCTGGCGGCGGACCCCTGTCCCCCTCGACCATGCGACGCTGCGCGGCGCCGGATGCATCCAGCCCGCCCTGGTGCCCGGAACCGGCGCCCGGCTGGTCATGCTCACCCGCAGCACCGAGGGTCGCGTCTTCCGCGGCGCGACCGACGATCCGACCGACTGGCCCCCGCTGACCCCGACGACGCTGCCCAACAACAACTCGGGCATCGCGGCCGTCGCGCTTCCCGACGGGCGGATCTGGTGCGCGCACAACGAGGCATCGGGCGACTGGGCCTCACGCTCGCGCCTGGTGATCTCCAGCACCTCCGATGACGGGCTCACCTGGCAGCGGGTCACGGTGCTCGAGGACGGCGTCGCGGAGGGAGACGGCACTCCCGTGACGGCTGCCGCGACCGGCGTCGTCACCGACGGCGTCGGCGAGTTCTCCTACCCTGCGATGGTCGTGGTCGGTGACGAGGTGTGGCTCACCTGGTCCTGGCAGCGCCGCTCGATCGCCTTCGAACGACTCGTCTTCTGA
- a CDS encoding VOC family protein, with amino-acid sequence MIDHLGIIVTDLERSALFYDEVLAVLGHRRLMDFGEAIGYGTDEPDFWISAGAKAEREDHIAFSAPDADAVRALHATAVSLGAEELHAPRLWLEYHEGYYAGFVRDPDGNNVEAVCHSVAPDQA; translated from the coding sequence ATGATCGATCACCTTGGCATCATCGTGACGGACCTGGAACGCTCCGCCCTCTTCTACGACGAGGTCCTTGCGGTGCTCGGTCACCGCAGGCTCATGGACTTCGGCGAGGCGATCGGCTACGGCACCGACGAACCCGACTTCTGGATCTCGGCGGGCGCGAAGGCCGAGCGTGAGGACCACATCGCGTTCTCAGCCCCTGACGCGGACGCCGTCCGGGCGTTGCACGCGACCGCCGTCTCGCTCGGCGCCGAGGAACTGCATGCGCCGCGGCTGTGGCTCGAGTACCACGAGGGCTACTACGCCGGTTTCGTCCGCGATCCCGACGGCAACAACGTCGAGGCGGTCTGCCACTCGGTCGCCCCTGACCAGGCGTGA
- a CDS encoding HNH endonuclease signature motif containing protein, with the protein MDLLEHPGIERWEVASKAAELIAGQLAQLHSELVDLMAQVLATNAWSGGGIASPEHWLMLRCALSPARAKEIVDVARRRGDFPELEARMAEGAVSLDQLAVVARHVPSTHAATVSSFVEAATVPQLRRVLPKYPFPDKAPVPHPAGYEPLPEVVHVDPPIHDEPTLTMSTYDGRFRLHFEADPLDGALVEQAIREAKDALFTAGDADATLAEGLLSVASRSLSTVESISRREHYKVLVHLDVDGHGWMNRRGTLPTHLLRKLTCDGTVRPIWIENASPVSVGRSMRIVPPRTRKLIEDRDGGCRFPGCVTTGFLENHHLLPWSEGGATDVENLASLCPRHHRELHQGHFTISGNPSTPGGLIFRDRFGPIGRHVPQTIPPPTHPPPAEQPIRGWRLDTGSIDFEPRRSTRPLELAGIT; encoded by the coding sequence ATGGACTTGTTGGAGCACCCGGGCATCGAGCGGTGGGAGGTCGCGTCGAAGGCGGCCGAACTCATCGCCGGTCAGCTCGCGCAGCTCCACTCGGAGCTAGTCGACCTGATGGCCCAGGTGCTCGCGACGAACGCGTGGTCTGGCGGCGGGATCGCCTCACCCGAGCACTGGCTGATGCTGCGCTGCGCACTGTCTCCGGCGCGTGCGAAGGAGATCGTCGACGTGGCCAGGCGCCGCGGCGACTTCCCCGAACTGGAGGCGCGCATGGCCGAGGGGGCGGTCAGCCTCGATCAGCTCGCCGTGGTCGCCCGCCACGTCCCCAGCACCCACGCCGCCACCGTGTCGTCATTCGTCGAGGCGGCTACCGTGCCGCAGTTGCGCAGGGTGCTGCCGAAGTACCCGTTCCCCGACAAGGCACCCGTGCCGCATCCGGCCGGGTACGAACCGTTGCCCGAGGTCGTCCATGTCGACCCGCCGATCCACGATGAGCCCACCCTGACCATGAGCACCTACGACGGCAGGTTCCGGCTGCATTTCGAGGCCGACCCCCTCGACGGCGCACTGGTGGAGCAGGCGATCCGTGAGGCGAAGGACGCGCTCTTCACGGCCGGTGACGCAGACGCGACCCTCGCCGAGGGACTGCTGTCGGTCGCGTCGCGCTCGCTGTCCACGGTCGAGTCGATCTCCCGTCGAGAGCACTACAAGGTGCTCGTCCACCTGGATGTCGACGGCCACGGCTGGATGAACAGGCGCGGCACTCTGCCGACGCATCTGCTGCGGAAGCTCACCTGCGACGGGACGGTGCGCCCGATCTGGATCGAGAACGCCTCCCCGGTGTCGGTCGGTCGATCGATGCGGATCGTCCCACCACGCACCCGCAAGCTGATCGAAGACCGCGACGGCGGCTGCCGCTTCCCCGGCTGCGTCACCACAGGCTTCCTGGAGAACCACCACCTGCTTCCCTGGTCCGAGGGCGGCGCCACCGACGTCGAAAACCTCGCGTCCCTATGCCCCCGGCACCATCGCGAGCTCCACCAGGGGCACTTCACGATCTCGGGAAACCCGAGCACCCCCGGCGGGCTCATCTTCCGCGACCGGTTCGGCCCCATCGGGAGGCACGTCCCGCAGACGATCCCGCCGCCGACCCACCCTCCGCCCGCGGAGCAACCGATCCGTGGATGGAGACTCGACACCGGGAGCATCGACTTCGAACCCCGGCGAAGTACCCGACCCCTGGAACTCGCGGGGATAACCTGA
- a CDS encoding patatin-like phospholipase family protein — protein MTETLTNNVTDTALIFEGGGMRGSFSSGALVALLEAGIHADWVGGISAGTSCLANYVSRDPERAERSFVDFAAEPEFGDWRTWLRGKGVFNAEWIYEQTALPHQVMPFDFDAFSANPATVRIGGYRCSDGEMVYWDRDDVDNLPALMKRVRASSTMPLLMPLTRIDGVDYCDGALGPTGGFAVDAAMADGYDRFLVVMTRERGYRKSAPKLPRAYRSLFRRYPAIADGILERPANYNRTLDELLQLESEGRAFLIFPDRMPIRNSERDLTKLRAVFEAARSQTRRQLPQIRDFLGL, from the coding sequence CGAAGGCGGCGGCATGCGCGGGTCATTCTCCTCGGGGGCGCTGGTGGCCCTGCTCGAGGCAGGCATTCATGCCGACTGGGTCGGCGGCATCTCCGCGGGTACCAGCTGCCTCGCCAACTATGTCTCGCGCGACCCGGAGCGCGCCGAGCGCTCGTTCGTGGACTTCGCGGCCGAGCCGGAGTTCGGCGACTGGCGCACCTGGCTGAGGGGAAAGGGCGTGTTCAACGCGGAGTGGATCTACGAGCAGACCGCGCTCCCCCACCAGGTGATGCCGTTCGACTTCGACGCGTTCAGCGCCAACCCCGCGACGGTGCGGATCGGCGGTTACCGCTGCAGCGACGGCGAGATGGTCTACTGGGACCGCGACGACGTCGACAACCTGCCCGCGCTGATGAAACGGGTCCGGGCCTCGTCGACCATGCCGCTGCTGATGCCGCTGACCCGCATCGACGGGGTCGACTACTGCGACGGTGCCCTCGGCCCCACCGGCGGCTTCGCCGTCGACGCCGCGATGGCGGACGGTTACGACCGCTTCCTGGTGGTGATGACGCGTGAGCGCGGCTATCGCAAGAGCGCCCCGAAGCTGCCGCGGGCCTACCGGTCGCTGTTTCGCAGATACCCGGCCATCGCTGACGGCATCCTCGAGCGACCCGCCAACTACAACCGCACCCTCGACGAGCTGCTGCAGTTGGAGAGCGAGGGTCGCGCGTTCCTGATCTTCCCCGACCGGATGCCGATCCGTAACTCGGAGCGCGACCTGACGAAGTTGCGGGCGGTGTTCGAGGCGGCGAGATCCCAGACCCGGCGCCAACTGCCGCAGATCAGGGACTTCCTCGGCCTCTGA